From one Lolium rigidum isolate FL_2022 chromosome 4, APGP_CSIRO_Lrig_0.1, whole genome shotgun sequence genomic stretch:
- the LOC124649786 gene encoding uncharacterized protein LOC124649786 has protein sequence MAMPPSACAVSFAARPALGTTTFRPRASASTSAGAKRVRAGAPKGGKWWAPLAGWSGRADYIEAATPAMVADEEDNAGRSFVGGLTEEKARQLRARMAEMESFHDAMYHSAIASRLARTA, from the coding sequence ATGGCGATGCCACCGTCAGCATGCGCCGTCTCCTTCGCCGCGCGCCCGGCGCTGGGAACAACGACGTTCCGGCcgcgcgcctccgcctccacctcagcGGGCGCCAAGCGTGTCCGCGCAGGAGCACCCAAGGGAGGCAAGTGGTGGGCGCCGCTGGCGGGTTGGTCCGGGCGTGCGGACTACATCGAGGCTGCGACGCCGGCGATGGTGGCGGACGAGGAGGATAACGCGGGGAGGTCGTTCGTGGGCGGGCTGACGGAGGAGAAGGCGCGGCAACTCCGGGCGCGGATGGCAGAGATGGAGAGCTTTCACGACGCCATGTACCACTCGGCAATCGCCTCCCGGCTCGCACGCACCGCCTAG